The following are encoded in a window of Candidatus Stygibacter australis genomic DNA:
- a CDS encoding transposase — translation MKFKDYNQQQGLCLPSYLDDLIPENHVSRIINSFVDLLSMKMLVRPCKANKNGKGGNSPYHPKMMLKILIYAYTQGIFSSRKIEKQLHDSITFMWLNGYQTPDLVTISRYRSKHFVEILPVVLADFVFHI, via the coding sequence ATGAAGTTTAAAGATTATAATCAGCAGCAAGGTTTATGCCTTCCTTCCTATCTGGATGACTTGATTCCAGAGAATCATGTCTCCAGGATAATCAATTCATTTGTCGATTTGTTAAGCATGAAAATGCTCGTGAGACCTTGTAAGGCTAATAAAAACGGTAAGGGTGGAAACAGTCCATATCATCCGAAAATGATGCTGAAAATACTAATTTATGCCTACACGCAAGGTATATTTAGTAGTCGAAAAATTGAGAAGCAACTCCATGACAGCATAACATTTATGTGGTTGAATGGATACCAAACTCCCGACCTTGTAACTATTAGCAGATATAGAAGTAAGCACTTTGTAGAGATTTTGCCAGTAGTATTAGCAGATTTCGTATTTCACATATAA